One region of Eupeodes corollae chromosome 1, idEupCoro1.1, whole genome shotgun sequence genomic DNA includes:
- the LOC129938476 gene encoding insulin-like growth factor-binding protein complex acid labile subunit, which yields MATSRSFTSSSSLRSYLFSAIFLLGVMSISALANCPSGCQCDDDTLVVTCGEGHLDVLPIALNPSIQRLVIKNNRIKTIDSSIQFYAELTFLDLSYNHLVTIPQRTFAYQRKLQELHLNHNKIGSISNKTFMGLQSLTVLNLRGNFLAELEQGTFSPLSKLEELNLGQNRISHIDPSAFNGMVNLRVLYLDDNTLTTVPSVQTFQSMPSLAELFLGTNSFMTIPSGAFEDLKGLTRLDLKGAGLHNISHDSLKGLEGVRILDLSDNRLQRIPTLGLSHLERLEELSLGQNDFEVVMEGAFVGLKNLRRLEIAGALRLKRVDNGAFATNTNLEFLNLSSNKMLSEVQEGALSGLPHLRHVILKENALTTLAEGLFPWSDLHTLDLSDNPMTCDCRVLWLRNLLVSKNATNDAIANVLCAYPDRLKEENLKNLTPSLLGCSHNDPRKQAMIGALLVGSAATITALALILYRCRRKIREFLKGGWGNSALGRKEREYQKTFSDEDYMSRHQHPCSLGIHSQFPPTSTYNPHHQQFGLRPIPVTEL from the coding sequence atggcgACATCAAGATCattcacatcatcatcatcactgcGATCTTATCTCTTTTCGGCGATCTTTCTCCTCGGAGTTATGAGCATCTCAGCACTGGCCAACTGCCCATCGGGATGTCAGTGTGACGATGACACATTGGTTGTAACATGCGGCGAAGGACATTTGGATGTCCTGCCGATCGCGCTAAATCCATCAATTCAAAGGCTAGTGATCAAAAACAATCGCATCAAAACGATCGACTCATCGATACAATTTTACGCCGAACTAACTTTCCTGGATTTGTCATATAATCATTTAGTGACAATACCCCAAAGGACGTTCGCCTACCAGCGGAAGCTTCAAGAACTGCATTTAAATCACAATAAGATCGGTTCGATAAGTAATAAGACTTTTATGGGACTGCAATCGCTGACGGTGCTGAATTTGCGCGGAAATTTCCTGGCTGAATTGGAGCAGGGAACGTTTTCGCCACTCAGCAAGCTCGAGGAACTCAATTTGGGCCAGAATCGAATAAGTCACATCGATCCGAGCGCCTTCAATGGCATGGTTAATCTCAGGGTGTTGTATTTGGATGATAATACTCTGACAACAGTACCATCGGTGCAGACATTCCAGTCGATGCCAAGTTTGGCTGAGCTATTTTTGGGAACGAATTCGTTTATGACCATTCCATCGGGAGCTTTTGAAGATCTTAAAGGCTTGACTCGATTGGACTTGAAGGGAGCCGGTCTACACAACATATCGCATGACTCACTGAAGGGTCTCGAGGGGGTAAGGATCCTGGATCTGTCAGATAATCGTCTTCAGAGGATACCAACTCTGGGACTAAGTCACTTGGAGAGGCTGGAAGAACTCTCATTGGGACAGAATGACTTTGAGGTTGTTATGGAAGGAGCCTTTGTGGGTTTGAAGAACCTTCGACGACTTGAGATCGCCGGAGCCTTGAGACTGAAGAGAGTTGACAATGGGGCGTTTGCCACTAACACAAATTTGGAATTCCTAAATCTTTCTTCGAACAAAATGCTCTCTGAAGTGCAGGAAGGAGCTCTCAGTGGCCTGCCTCATCTGCGACACGTTATCTTGAAAGAAAATGCTCTCACAACTCTTGCTGAAGGACTTTTCCCATGGAGCGATCTCCACACTCTAGATCTCTCAGATAACCCCATGACCTGTGATTGCCGAGTACTTTGGCTGAGGAACTTATTAGTCTCAAAGAACGCAACAAACGATGCTATCGCTAACGTATTATGTGCATATCCCGACAGGCTGAAGGAAGAGAATTTGAAGAATCTCACACCATCTTTACTTGGATGCTCCCACAATGACCCCCGAAAACAAGCGATGATTGGAGCTTTGTTGGTCGGTTCAGCTGCAACGATAACAGCTCTGGCTTTGATCCTCTACAGATGTCGCCGGAAGATCCGGGAATTTCTCAAAGGTGGCTGGGGAAACTCTGCCCTTGGTCGAAAGGAGAGGGAATACCAGAAAACTTTTTCCGATGAAGACTACATGTCCCGGCACCAGCATCCCTGCAGCCTGGGCATCCACTCACAATTCCCACCGACATCCACCTACAACCCACACCACCAACAATTCGGCCTTAGGCCAATTCCAGTTACGGAACTATAG